In a single window of the Carassius gibelio isolate Cgi1373 ecotype wild population from Czech Republic chromosome A12, carGib1.2-hapl.c, whole genome shotgun sequence genome:
- the LOC128025460 gene encoding E3 SUMO-protein ligase ZBED1 isoform X1 — protein sequence MNQQKKAYSDRTRWSQRYQPYKQDGHRERRGIAHHMHLYSRGQVQVRFPNWFPSTDDTDVPLLDWIISDLHPHTIVEEPGFLHFYKSMKSARFQNQPTSTDILLKLQQSFFLKTQSVQKNLDSVDTVALSSEVWNTTANKTYMTTTCHLIDNTWTQQSWVLETIPLPEEYKHSNIIGQLLKIADKWRIGNKIKVVVTNEDGIKKDIKKAGWDFIPCFANTLDVVFKETLEASSVWKALVERCCKIAEYFSNAEAQGHLKKAQKNLRLPEYNLAETKGDKWLSTLNMLERISKQHEAIRQVLIEFNVDLLLSKHENKNITKTISSLKAFQDIISPAKRYHSLADIIPQVEAIRKKLKQLQQSGNEFAKELAQHLDHHFSRAKENDWLTLSTTLNLRYRDIALSEIGTFTRITKRIIAEMEHLNEENQGRSFRQPGNFDMALKRYLEKKMLPTKYDPLAFWKFPKVEDWYLSEVARKYLAVVSTAVPADIAFDIEKARLVASRISSLDPEHLNMMLFLNGNHFLPS from the exons ATGAATCAACAAAAAAAAGCATACTCAG ACAGGACCAGATGGTCTCAAAGATACCAACCCTACAAGCAGGATGGGCACAGAGAAAGAAGAG GTATCGCACATCACATGCATTTGTACTCGCGAGGACAAGTTCAAGTCCGTTTTCCAA ACTGGTTTCCTTCTACAGATGATACAGATGTCCCCTTACTGGATTGGATCATTTCAGATTTACATCCACATACTATAGTTGAAGAGCCtggctttttacatttttacaaatctaTGAAAAGTGCAAGGTTTCAAAATCAACCAACATCTACTGACATACTCTTAAAACTTCagcaatcattttttttaaaaacacaaagtgTACAAAAGAATCTAGATAGTGTAGATACCGTTGCATTGTCTTCTGAAGTGTGGAACACCACAGCAAATAAAACCTATATGACAACTACTTGTCACCTGATCGATAACACATGGACTCAGCAGTCATGGGTTTTGGAAACCATACCTCTACCTGAAGAATATAAACACAGTAATATTATTGGACAGCTTCTGAAAATAGCAGATAAATGGAGAATTGGAAACAAGATTAAAGTGGTAGTGACAAATGAAGATGGGATAAAGAAAGACATCAAAAAAGCAGGATGGGATTTCATACCCTGCTTCGCTAACACACTGGATGTGGTCTTCAAGGAGACACTTGAAGCATCTTCTGTCTGGAAAGCGCTGGTGGAAAGATGTTGTAAAATAGCAGAGTATTTTTCTAATGCTGAAGCACAAGGTCACCTCAAGAAGGCTCAAAAAAACCTGCGATTACCGGAGTATAACCTGGCTGAGACCAAGGGTGATAAATGGCTTTCTACACTAAATATGCTAGAAAGAATCTCAAAGCAGCATGAGGCCATACGCCAAGTGTTAATTGAATTTAATGTTGACTTACTGTTAAGCaagcatgaaaataaaaacataaccaaGACAATATCATCCCTGAAGGCATTCCAGGATATCATATCACCAGCAAAACGATACCACTCACTTGCAGACATCATACCACAGGTGGAAGCCATAAGGAAGAAGCTAAAGCAGTTGCAACAGAGCGGAAATGAGTTTGCAAAGGAATTAGCACAACATTTGGATCATCACTTCAGTAGAGCCAAAGAAAATGACTGGCTGACATTGAGCACCACTCTTAACCTGAGATACAGAGACATCGCTCTCTCTGAGATAGGGACTTTCACACGCATTACGAAAAGGATCATTGCTGAAATGGAACACCTGAATGAAGAGAACCAAGGGAGAAGCTTTCGACAACCAGGCAATTTTGATATGGCTCTGAAGAGATACTTGGAAAAGAAAATGTTGCCAACTAAATATGATCCTCTTGCATTCTGGAAATTCCCGAAAGTTGAAGACTGGTACCTGAGTGAGGTTGCACGCAAATACCTGGCTGTTGTCTCTACTGCGGTACCGGCTGACATTGCCTTTGACATAGAGAAAGCCAGACTAGTGGCTAGTCGAATAAGCAGCTTGGATCCAGAACATCTAAATATGATGCTTTTTCTAAATGGCAACCATTTCCTTCCCTCTTAA
- the LOC128025460 gene encoding E3 SUMO-protein ligase ZBED1 isoform X2, whose amino-acid sequence MNQQKKAYSDRTRWSQRYQPYKQDGHRERRDDTDVPLLDWIISDLHPHTIVEEPGFLHFYKSMKSARFQNQPTSTDILLKLQQSFFLKTQSVQKNLDSVDTVALSSEVWNTTANKTYMTTTCHLIDNTWTQQSWVLETIPLPEEYKHSNIIGQLLKIADKWRIGNKIKVVVTNEDGIKKDIKKAGWDFIPCFANTLDVVFKETLEASSVWKALVERCCKIAEYFSNAEAQGHLKKAQKNLRLPEYNLAETKGDKWLSTLNMLERISKQHEAIRQVLIEFNVDLLLSKHENKNITKTISSLKAFQDIISPAKRYHSLADIIPQVEAIRKKLKQLQQSGNEFAKELAQHLDHHFSRAKENDWLTLSTTLNLRYRDIALSEIGTFTRITKRIIAEMEHLNEENQGRSFRQPGNFDMALKRYLEKKMLPTKYDPLAFWKFPKVEDWYLSEVARKYLAVVSTAVPADIAFDIEKARLVASRISSLDPEHLNMMLFLNGNHFLPS is encoded by the exons ATGAATCAACAAAAAAAAGCATACTCAG ACAGGACCAGATGGTCTCAAAGATACCAACCCTACAAGCAGGATGGGCACAGAGAAAGAAGAG ATGATACAGATGTCCCCTTACTGGATTGGATCATTTCAGATTTACATCCACATACTATAGTTGAAGAGCCtggctttttacatttttacaaatctaTGAAAAGTGCAAGGTTTCAAAATCAACCAACATCTACTGACATACTCTTAAAACTTCagcaatcattttttttaaaaacacaaagtgTACAAAAGAATCTAGATAGTGTAGATACCGTTGCATTGTCTTCTGAAGTGTGGAACACCACAGCAAATAAAACCTATATGACAACTACTTGTCACCTGATCGATAACACATGGACTCAGCAGTCATGGGTTTTGGAAACCATACCTCTACCTGAAGAATATAAACACAGTAATATTATTGGACAGCTTCTGAAAATAGCAGATAAATGGAGAATTGGAAACAAGATTAAAGTGGTAGTGACAAATGAAGATGGGATAAAGAAAGACATCAAAAAAGCAGGATGGGATTTCATACCCTGCTTCGCTAACACACTGGATGTGGTCTTCAAGGAGACACTTGAAGCATCTTCTGTCTGGAAAGCGCTGGTGGAAAGATGTTGTAAAATAGCAGAGTATTTTTCTAATGCTGAAGCACAAGGTCACCTCAAGAAGGCTCAAAAAAACCTGCGATTACCGGAGTATAACCTGGCTGAGACCAAGGGTGATAAATGGCTTTCTACACTAAATATGCTAGAAAGAATCTCAAAGCAGCATGAGGCCATACGCCAAGTGTTAATTGAATTTAATGTTGACTTACTGTTAAGCaagcatgaaaataaaaacataaccaaGACAATATCATCCCTGAAGGCATTCCAGGATATCATATCACCAGCAAAACGATACCACTCACTTGCAGACATCATACCACAGGTGGAAGCCATAAGGAAGAAGCTAAAGCAGTTGCAACAGAGCGGAAATGAGTTTGCAAAGGAATTAGCACAACATTTGGATCATCACTTCAGTAGAGCCAAAGAAAATGACTGGCTGACATTGAGCACCACTCTTAACCTGAGATACAGAGACATCGCTCTCTCTGAGATAGGGACTTTCACACGCATTACGAAAAGGATCATTGCTGAAATGGAACACCTGAATGAAGAGAACCAAGGGAGAAGCTTTCGACAACCAGGCAATTTTGATATGGCTCTGAAGAGATACTTGGAAAAGAAAATGTTGCCAACTAAATATGATCCTCTTGCATTCTGGAAATTCCCGAAAGTTGAAGACTGGTACCTGAGTGAGGTTGCACGCAAATACCTGGCTGTTGTCTCTACTGCGGTACCGGCTGACATTGCCTTTGACATAGAGAAAGCCAGACTAGTGGCTAGTCGAATAAGCAGCTTGGATCCAGAACATCTAAATATGATGCTTTTTCTAAATGGCAACCATTTCCTTCCCTCTTAA
- the LOC128025466 gene encoding cdc42 effector protein 4-like yields the protein MPILKQLVSSSSQSKRRSRADLTAEMISAPLGDFRHTMHVGRGGDAFGDTSFLSTRSGEPPKEPEVQQSSPKQSLLSRTFRSSKRSQSANRDKLDKSKLAPPGGSPSYVKNAISLPYLNDDDTGLSTGIRFPKSVSSSPLKKLPDDEIKPLNGATASPVSDLELDERNFGELTDLRPSVPYTGGMKRTESIMSFNIDLGPSMLGDILSVMDKKGIDDDDLGYEEGKSCEGFSSPTQSPPNEVEEEDSLPPIRPPRQRPVTETYTPELQTRNHQNLDSCSLSSSGSTVLDEKSHNQMYEGNTNNIKFSSPRVQDDGDFSYMDDDDDDEIRV from the coding sequence ATGCCAATTCTGAAGCAGCTCGTGTCCTCGTCCTCCCAGTCGAAGCGACGTTCTCGTGCTGACCTGACTGCGGAGATGATCAGCGCACCTTTGGGAGACTTCCGTCACACTATGCACGTGGGTCGAGGAGGTGACGCGTTCGGGGACACCTCCTTTCTTAGCACCCGCTCAGGGGAGCCACCAAAGGAGCCGGAGGTACAGCAGAGCTCACCTAAACAGAGCCTCCTTTCTCGTACATTCCGAAGCAGCAAACGTTCGCAGTCGGCCAATCGTGACAAGCTTGACAAATCCAAACTGGCGCCCCCTGGTGGTTCGCCGAGTTATGTAAAAAATGCAATCTCACTGCCATATTTGAATGACGATGACACAGGACTAAGTACTGGAATCCGCTTTCCCAAGAGTGTGTCCTCAAGTCCTTTAAAGAAACTTCCAGATGACGAAATAAAACCACTTAATGGAGCCACGGCATCCCCTGTATCAGACTTAGAGCTGGACGAGAGGAATTTTGGAGAGCTGACTGACTTGCGTCCATCGGTTCCTTATACCGGAGGCATGAAACGTACCGAGTCCATCATGTCCTTCAACATTGATCTGGGTCCCTCAATGCTTGGTGACATCTTGAGTGTGATGGACAAGAAGGGCATTGATGATGACGATCTGGGATATGAAGAGGGGAAGAGTTGCGAGGGATTCAGCTCGCCAACCCAAAGCCCACCCAACGAGGTGGAAGAAGAGGACTCTCTTCCTCCAATCCGGCCCCCACGCCAAAGGCCAGTCACCGAAACTTACACTCCAGAGCTCCAAACCAGGAACCATCAAAACCTGGACAGCTGTTCCCTCTCCAGTTCAGGGTCCACCGTGCTGGATGAAAAATCCCACAATCAGATGTATGAGGGGAACACAAACAACATCAAGTTCAGCTCACCTCGAGTTCAAGACGACGGGGACTTCTCCTACATggatgacgacgatgatgacGAGATTAGGGTGTAA